aatgtttttttataactataatgtaaataataaattcgcTAATGTAAATTCGTCCTTAAGTAAAGAAAGAAGTAACTGTTTCATACaactttgttgttttatttgtccAGGGGCAACCCTGGCACTGGCCGCCCCCCAGAAGGACCACACCCGGGGTATATCAATAACTCAGGATGAGAAGGGTGGCTACTCATTTACTGTCACTCGTGGTAAGTTCCACTAAATAGCCAGAATACACGTTATTTTTGGCTCacattttacaacatttttattaattaaaagtttaaaattacattcctGAGATTTGTGTTTCGTTTTTTCGTCAGTTTACAAATTGGCGACGTGATACGTCAAATCGTAAATGGTCCTaccagttaattttattaaaaatttacaccAGTTCGtaagttaaaaattgtaaattttaacaaattgacAGCGAGATGTGTTTCGTTCATAAACAGCCAATGGTGAGCAAAAGTTAGGTCAGCTGGGTCGCAGGAGCTCAGCGGAGGACAACGACGTGACCTTCGAAATGACCACCTCATACGATGAGGAGAACGGCGGCACGCGCGTTTCCGTGCGCTGGGACGGCCCCCCCGACAGGGTCTTTGAAGATTGCTTTGACTTCGGTTAGTACTTACATTATAAGACCATCTGGAACTTTATTggattcttataaaataacagaaaatagTAGTTATGACAGAGGAGGGAACGCGTAAGAAAGGGAACAATCCTCATTTTATGCGTCCATTCTTTTCGTTTAAACGGATCTGCAAATGCGCTTAGGGCGCTCTGGTGTCCAAAGATAGGGTATCTTAGGGGGCGCCCCCCTTTATATCCGAATCTGGCGCCTGTGGCGGCCTCATAAACCCAACGCCTTATGCAGTTGTCCAATCTTGTCTTATCCTAACGCCACTACCGACTTCAATATTTTGGCAAATTTAGGAGATTGCTTGTCACCGtttagttacaaaaaatatgcaCGATCACAAGAgacatattatttaactaaaattatgttttaaaaatatataacgttATATAATATCAACAAATTGAACAAGTATGCAATTgcatttcattgttatttttaagtaagagggaaaaataatattagttaacaaGATTTACATTTAACCACTTCAACCCTTATACTTATATCTTGTAAAAGGAAGCGGACAAAATAGTTCTTGCTACTCGTACATATGCTCGGACGTAAACACGTGCaagcaaattatttaaatccattATATAATACTTCCTCAATCGAACCTGTCGGTCATGCATTTTATCTTATCACGATTGGGGGTGTTGGGTGTTGTTTGTGTCAGTTTATAATCTTAAAGTTACCTAACTTCCTTAGCTCTTGTGGTGTTAATGTTGCTAACTCTTAACTTCTCAAATATGACAGACATAATCTTATCTTAAACTTCTCAGCTTCCatttaggtaaaaaaaataccgaaAACCGATGTTATCACTTTATTGAAATGGTAAAAACTGTACTAAATGGAAAATGAAGAAtgacataaatttttattatatcagtaCAAAAACTGGAAAATTACGTAAGCTTTTAATATACCTAGTTAGTCTAAGTTAAGtctaaaattttgatttaaacaaCAGGAGACCTACAATGGTACGGTGGTCCGGAACAAAAAGACCAGCAATGGCCGATTCAGAAATCAAAAATCGAGAAATACTCGATCATATCAAAGGAGGCCGATAACGCGGCTATTTCGGAGAGATACTGGTTGAACTCTGAAGGGCTGTATATCTACGTACATCCAGAGGTGCCTCTTTTCGTCGACCACCACAAAATCCTAGAAAACCATATTTGCTTCGTCGCCGAGGTCGCCGACCCCTACTCCACTAAGAGAACCCACAATGTCCTCAAATACGATATCTGGCAGTTCGATGACCCCAAAACCGCACATATGCACGCCGTCAAGACTTACCTAGGCAAACCATCTGGGATACCAGATTACAGAATGATCCAGTACCCAGTGTGGTCGACTTGGGCACGTTACTCCCGTGAAATCGACCAGAACAGTCTCTGGGAGTTCGCCAATGAGATTGCCAACACTGGATTCCCCAACGCCCAGTTCGAGATCGATGATCTATGGGAGATCTGCTACGGTTCGCTCACCGTCGACGAAAGAAAGCTGCCGGAATTCAAGAAGTTGATACAGGACATTAAAGGTCTCGGGTTCAGAGTCACTATTTGGGTGCATCCATTTATTAACAAAGACTGCGAACCCTGGTATAGTGAAGCTTTAGGCAAAGGGTTAGTAAAATTCTATTATTCTTCATATTTTCGCAGTTACTATCAACAGTGGTAGAGCTCACTTTGTTGTAGCTGTTTAACGACATCATAGAATACGGTTCTTTCAATAAACTAAAGTACAAGATTCTTGGATTTGCGGAAACTATAACTATCTTATTACTATCTACTAAAACGATGAACTATTTCTTTATGTTACTAGATTTCTAGTCCTCAATGAAAACGGCAGCCCCGACTCGACGTGGTGGAACAACAACGGCTCAGTGCCCGGCTACATCGACTTCACCAACCCCGACGCCGCCGAATGGTATTCCTCCAGGATCAAGAACCTTATCGAGACATATGACATTGACAGTCTCAAGTTTGACGCCGGAGAGTCCAGCTGGTCTCCTCAGGTAACTATTTAGATCAGTAAAGTTTACAAGGGTTTTTCATGAAACAGAACAAAGAAGTATAAGACCGGAcagaagatttatttaaatcaaaaagatAAATCAAATAAGTAGTTTGTAGATTTTTGTGGTTTgaaataagtttctttttttttcaagattcCAGTGCAGAACGGCGACATCGACCTGCATCCGGGACACATTGTGCGTGACTACGTCAGGACCGTTGCTGAGTTCGGGCCTATGATTGAGATCCGCGCTGGAATGCGGTAAATCACAGAATTTCACAgtcaaattttgaaaataatgacAACTATCTCTTAGTAGAAGAAGCAGAAAATGCTTATGTCCTTTGACCTTTAATGCAGGACTCAAGATCTGCCAGTATTCGTGCGCATGGTGGACAAGGACACTCTATGGGGCTTCGACAACGGGCTGGCGACGCTGGTAACGACGCTGCTCACCATGAACCTGAACGGCTACCCGCTGGTGCTGCCTGACATGATCGGCGGCAACGGGTACAACGAGAAACCCAGCAAAGAGCTCTTCATACGTTGGCTTCAGGCTAATGTCTTCATGCCCACGCTGCAGTACTCCTTTGTGCCATGGGACCATGATAATGAGGTATGTGAGTAATATATCTTGAAAAACAGAACACTGTTCTTACTTAGAtaaggaattaattaaaatatcctCCAATTTAGCCTCCTGGCTCTGCGGGCTATATAGAACAATAAAGACTATAAATTGCTACCATTGCAAAAAGTGATCTTAAGATTGGCAGAAGCTGAAGAGAACTAACTAGCAACTTTCTCCTACAAAGTACGTGATTTAATTCGTGAATGTGTGTTGTATCCAGACGGTGGAGATCTGCCGCCGCTACACGCAGCTGCACGCGGACTTCGCGGATGAGATCGCGGCTGTCATGGAAGAGGCGGTGGCGAGCGGCGCGCCTGTCAACCCGCCAATCTGGTGGCTCGACCCCACTGACCAGGATGCACTTGCTGTA
Above is a window of Papilio machaon chromosome 20, ilPapMach1.1, whole genome shotgun sequence DNA encoding:
- the LOC106707386 gene encoding myogenesis-regulating glycosidase; this translates as MQWLLFLAGATLALAAPQKDHTRGISITQDEKGGYSFTVTRANGEQKLGQLGRRSSAEDNDVTFEMTTSYDEENGGTRVSVRWDGPPDRVFEDCFDFGDLQWYGGPEQKDQQWPIQKSKIEKYSIISKEADNAAISERYWLNSEGLYIYVHPEVPLFVDHHKILENHICFVAEVADPYSTKRTHNVLKYDIWQFDDPKTAHMHAVKTYLGKPSGIPDYRMIQYPVWSTWARYSREIDQNSLWEFANEIANTGFPNAQFEIDDLWEICYGSLTVDERKLPEFKKLIQDIKGLGFRVTIWVHPFINKDCEPWYSEALGKGFLVLNENGSPDSTWWNNNGSVPGYIDFTNPDAAEWYSSRIKNLIETYDIDSLKFDAGESSWSPQIPVQNGDIDLHPGHIVRDYVRTVAEFGPMIEIRAGMRTQDLPVFVRMVDKDTLWGFDNGLATLVTTLLTMNLNGYPLVLPDMIGGNGYNEKPSKELFIRWLQANVFMPTLQYSFVPWDHDNETVEICRRYTQLHADFADEIAAVMEEAVASGAPVNPPIWWLDPTDQDALAVWDEFLLGERVLAAPVLTEGAVSRDIYLPRGNWRAPDGTLHTGPVWLRDYPAPLDTLPYFLLEK